The following coding sequences are from one Granulicella sp. L56 window:
- a CDS encoding ATP-binding protein has protein sequence MPRLFVKIFLWFWATVVLTGITLVLAFVLQPRNVPSHWQASLSDTTKYFGAADVGALEQGGVTEATRYTQQLFKDGHIHACLFDTMGNPLAGESCSEFSRIVAPVVTGEPKAYEMRRGLVRMAIPIQGSSGHSYIYASELLAGPGAAFGFNPMAVLLRAGLALFVSGLVCYFLTRYLTKPILRLRSAAQQIAAGQLSVRADAALELRRDEFGDLVRDFNRMANKTENLISSQRQLLNDVSHELRSPLARMNVALDLLRRHAGEDPALDRMEIDLQRLNEMIGRLLTVARLDAASTLQNLVRVNLSELVSSVASDAEFEAQERGSRVDIVQEADLTVLGDPSLLRSAIENVLRNAVRFTAAGTVVEVNLRDNPVIDAHEAIIVVRDRGTGVPEAELTQIFKPFYRLDDSRGTNSTGAGLGLAIAERILHLHGGRIRAMNEAGGGLSIEIVLPVHSEMQPEG, from the coding sequence GTGCCGCGCTTGTTCGTCAAAATATTTCTCTGGTTCTGGGCGACCGTGGTCTTAACTGGAATAACGCTCGTGCTGGCTTTTGTACTGCAACCGCGAAACGTGCCCTCCCATTGGCAGGCGAGCCTCTCGGATACAACAAAATATTTTGGTGCGGCAGATGTAGGAGCGCTGGAACAGGGAGGCGTCACCGAGGCCACACGTTATACGCAGCAACTCTTCAAAGATGGGCATATTCACGCCTGCCTCTTCGACACGATGGGCAATCCACTGGCCGGAGAGTCCTGCTCGGAGTTTTCGAGGATCGTCGCTCCTGTCGTCACAGGCGAGCCTAAGGCTTACGAGATGCGGCGAGGCCTGGTGAGGATGGCGATCCCGATTCAAGGCTCCAGCGGACACAGTTATATCTATGCATCCGAGTTGCTGGCGGGGCCGGGTGCGGCATTTGGTTTTAATCCCATGGCCGTCTTGTTGCGCGCAGGCTTGGCGCTGTTTGTGTCGGGCCTCGTGTGCTACTTTCTGACACGATATTTGACCAAGCCAATACTTCGTCTGCGCTCCGCCGCGCAACAAATCGCAGCGGGACAATTGAGTGTCCGTGCAGATGCCGCGCTGGAATTGCGTCGAGACGAATTTGGAGATCTTGTTCGAGACTTCAATCGGATGGCGAATAAAACGGAGAATCTCATCTCCAGCCAACGGCAATTATTGAATGACGTCTCTCACGAGCTACGCTCTCCGTTGGCGCGGATGAATGTGGCATTGGATCTACTGCGCCGCCATGCTGGAGAAGACCCGGCGTTGGATCGCATGGAGATCGATCTGCAGCGTCTGAATGAGATGATTGGGCGGTTGCTGACAGTGGCCAGACTTGATGCTGCCTCGACTCTCCAGAATTTGGTGCGTGTGAATCTGTCTGAGCTTGTTTCGAGCGTTGCCAGCGACGCTGAATTTGAAGCTCAAGAGCGAGGAAGCCGTGTAGACATCGTTCAGGAGGCAGATCTGACTGTGCTCGGAGATCCCAGTCTTCTGCGGAGTGCGATTGAAAATGTTCTCCGCAACGCGGTCAGGTTTACGGCCGCCGGAACAGTGGTTGAAGTCAACCTCCGGGATAATCCGGTGATAGACGCACACGAAGCGATCATCGTCGTGCGAGATCGCGGTACAGGCGTACCAGAGGCTGAGCTTACGCAAATCTTCAAACCTTTTTACCGTTTGGACGATTCTCGCGGCACGAACTCGACCGGGGCCGGGCTTGGATTGGCGATAGCCGAAAGGATTTTGCATCTTCATGGAGGCAGGATTCGCGCGATGAACGAGGCAGGCGGTGGTTTGAGCATCGAAATCGTTCTGCCGGTGCATTCGGAAATGCAGCCTGAGGGCTGA